GGGCTAAAGCGAATAGCCTTTCTTTAAATGACGCGTATTTTTACGGATATAAGAAATTAAAAGAAGTTTTGATATGGCTGTTAGAATTAGGGATAAAGAATATAACTGTATTTGCATTATCTACAGAAAATTGTGAAAGAAGAAAGGAAACGGAATTATCTATAATAATGACATATATTAAAAGAGGGTTAGAAGATTTATTAAATGATCCAATAGTAGATAAATATGAAGTTAAAGTAAGTGCTATAGGAAAAATAGATAGATTACCAGAAAGTTTACGTGAATATATATATAAAATAGTAGAGAAAACTTCTAATTATTCTAAAAGAAAATTAACTCTAGCTATATGCTATGGAGGTAGACAAGAAATTTTAGATGCTGTTACAAAGCTTCTTGAGGATTATAAAGACGGAAAAATAAGCAAGGAAAATATTAGTGAAGAAACGTTTAGAAAATATTTCTATGACAAGGAATTAGAAGATATAGATCTTGTAATAAGAACTTCTGGAGAAATAAGAATAAGTAACTTTTTACTATGGCATATAGCGTATTCTGAATTATTCTTTTGTGAGGCATATTGGCCAGAATTTAGGAAAATAGACTTGTGGAGAGCAATAAGATCTTATCAAAAAAGAAAACGTAATTTTGGAGCCTAAGTTTTTTAACCTTAAATATATACCTTTAAACGTGGCGTAGAAAATGGGATTTTATCAGGGTCCAGATAATAGAAAAATTTCCGGTGGATTAAAAGGAAAACACAGAGATAAAAGGAAATATGAATTAGGAAGCCCACCTACTTTTACAACGATTTCTTCAGAAGATATCAGAGTTAAAGAAAGAGTTTTAGGTGGTAACTTTAAAGTTAGATTAAAATATGCAGCTACTGCTAACGTAATTGATCCATCAACTAATACCTCAAAAAAGGTCAAAATATTAGAAGTAATCGAAACACCGGCAAATAAGGAATTAGCAAGGAGAGGAATAATAATAAAAGGAGCTAAGATAAGGACAGAAGCTGGAGTAGCGATAGTGACGTCTAGACCAGGTCAAGATGGAGTAATTAATGCGGTGCTCGTAAAAAATGAGCCTTAGAGACCTTAAGGATGAAAATAGAGTAGTAATATGGCCTTCGTATTTTTTATCGCCTAGCAGGTCAAAGGGTAGAAGAGTCCCTAAATTGCCTTATAAAATAAGTGTAGATGATATTATTATAGCGTCTAAAAATTTAAACTTAGATCCTATTTTAATAAAAAACAAAAGATATCCAAAGAATAAAAAAATAGATTTTATAATAACAGTTAAAAAAATGAAAAGCAAAAATTATACAATAAAATTGATATTTAATGAAATTATAAATAAATACAAAAAACAGTTTTAAAAATTAATTATAGTGATTGTGGCTAGTATTTTCGTATGGTCAGTTTTAATAGCTAACTAACGCAATTTATTTCAATGTATATAGTTACAGGAGGAGCTGGATATATAGGTAGTCACTTAGTTGACCATTTAGTATCCCGAAATTTTGAAGTTATTGTAATAGATGATTTCTCTTTTGGAAAATATATTAATAAAAAAGCTATAACTATAAAATATGATCTAAGATTAAGCAATTTAAACGAACTTATTAATAAAGTAGAGAAAGGTGGAATAATATATCATCTTGCTGCTAACCCAGACGTCAGAACATCAATGATAAATGTAGAGGAACATTTCGAAAGGGATGTAAAAGTGACTTTAAATGTAATGGAACTAGCTAGAAAAATAGATGCTGAGAAAGTTATATTTACGTCCTCCTCTACAGTTTATGGAGAGACAGATAAAATTCCCACTCCAGAATCAGAAGAACCGAAACCAATTTCAAATTATGGCTTATTTAAGTTACTATGCGAGAATATAATTAAATATTATGCATACCAATATGGAATAAAAAGCATTGTAACAAGATTAGCTAACATCACTGGGGGTAGAGTATCTCATGGAGTAGTTGTAGATTTCATTAGAAAACTTAATCAAAATCCAAATATTTTGGAAATATTGGGAAATGGCAAACAAAAGAAAAGCTATTTGTATATAGATGAGTTAATAGATGCGTTTGTTCTTCTCGAATATAAAGTCAATACTATTTATGACATATATAACATAGGAAATACTGATTGGATTACAGTTAATGAAATAGCAGAAATAGTCATAGAAGAAATGAAATTAAATCCTAAAATAGTTTATATAGATGCAGGTGATGGTAGAGGATGGCCAGGTGATGTCAGATTTATGTTACTAGATATATCTAAAATTAAATCACTAGGTTGGTCTCCAAAAAGAGGTTCTAAAGAAACAATAAGGCAAGCAGTGCGAGACTTATTATTAGGTTATAAAAAGTGTTGTAATAGATAATAACTATTAATCTTATTGCGCGGGCCCGCCGGGATTCGAACCCGGGACCTACGGGTATCTCTGCTTCTTATTTTAGGTTAAGAGCCCGTCGCTCTACCTGGCTAAGCTACGGGCCCTTACGCATGATTTATTATCTATAAGTATATAAAGTAAACGGTTTAAGATAAGCCAAAACTAGGAGAGTTGCAAATAACTCTAAGCATATAAGATCTCACATTTTTATATTCTATACGAAACTTTTTAACCCTGATAATTTGTCATTCATATTTATAATTTTATTTCTATTATGATTTATATAAAATAGAATATTATTTCAATACATATAAATCTTGGAATCACATAAGTTAATTAGATCCTTATCATGAGTTGCTATTATCAGTCCTCTTTTATCCTCTTTAAGCAATTTAACCATCTCGTAAAATGATAATAACGCTTCACCGTCCATCCCTACGCTAGGTTCATCGAGACCTATTACTTTCGAATTAGAAGAGAAAGCTGAGGCTATTAGTACCCGCATCTTTTGCCCAAAACTTAAAGTATATGGACTTCTATCTAATAGATCCTCTAATTTAAATAATGTTATTACTTTTTTATCATTTATCATTTCCCTAACTGTAAAATAAAAAAACTGTAAATCAACTTCTTGGAAAATTGTAAATACTTTTTTAGCTAATTTCTTTAAAATGGTAGTTTTACCGCTACCATTTTTCCCTAATAGACATAACACTTCCCCTTCTCTAACCTTAATCTTAAAATTATTGACTTCAACATTTAATATCTCATTTCCAATTTTACTTTCTATTTTAGGTAGTCTGAATCCCCTTAAACCCTCGTTTTTAAGAAAACTTTCATCGAATAACTTATCTTTCCCTATTTCCCGTATTTCTTGATTATTTTTAATTAAGTAAACTCTATCTATAATTTTCCTTATTTCTTCTATTCTATGTTCCGCTATTAAACTACTTTTAGGTATAATAGAATTCACAATATTTATCCCCTCTTCATCTAAATTAGCTAAAGGCTCATCAAGTAAAATATAGCTAGGATTAGACGCTAATATGCATGCTATTACATACCTCCTTTTATAACCATCAGAAAGTTTACTAAACTCTTCATCGTAATATTTACCCATTAATCTTTTAGGTATTTCCTCATTTACAAAATGAAACCTTTTCATTAAATTAATCTCCTCTTTACAAGTGAGTGATAATATCTGAGAATATACGTCTTGTAAAACTGCTGAAACCTTCGAATAATCCCTACTAGAGCAAAAGTCTACATTATCGACAAAGACGTCAGAAATCTTATCACTTAAGCATAAGGTGGATATAATAAGAGTAGTTTTACCACTACCATTCTTTCCTATTAATCCTACTCTTTCATCTCTCCCTATCTCAATCTTTCCACTTAAGTACTTAGGAGAAATGATAAGCATAACACTGTAACACCTAATATTAAAAATAAAATATCATTTTTGCTAGGCTTAAAGCCAAATTTATGCTGATATTTCCCAAATAGTTTAATAGTATAAGCGATGTATAAGTTTTCAGCTATCTTTACTGTTTCAACTAGGATTGGTAATAAAACTCTCTTTAAGTTTAACAAACTAATTTTCCTTATTCCTGCATAAAAACTAACCTTACTAGCCATCTCGTAAAATCGAGGATAATATGAGAGGGCTATCACAACTGAGATACCTTTAGAACCCAATAAATCTAATATAGAAGATCTATCAGTATAATCACTTAATATAAAAAATAAATTCATTAATGTAAGTGCTCTTAAGGTATAATCATATATATAAATTTTATTAAAAGTATATAATATAATTAATGATAAAATAGCTATTAGTAATTCAGTTAAAATAAGGGATACTCTTCTATATAAAATACCTAATGATAGGATAAATGGCAGAAGAAAATTATATAAAAAACTCGATATATAAGTAAGTATAGAAAATAATAGAATATAAATGAATTTAACTTTCATTTTACTACACCAGATTTTATTAAATAAGATGTAATAAAATAGGCAATTACTCCCATTACTGCACTCTCAAGAAACATAGCAATTGATATACCAATCCAGATATAAATTGATGTCACAACTGGTGCTGGAACCTTTATCATATATAGGGCTAACAATGTGCTTAAAATCCCCTCTAAACCTCCTGCAATACAGGTATATGTTACTACTGCCTTTAACGACCTATAGCCCATAAGTCTAGTTAATAATTCTACAATTAATGCAATTAAAACTAAGGGGATGGCTACAAAGAATAAGAAACTAACGGCGTATAGAGCGGCACTTATAAGACCTATAAGAAGCGGACCTAATTTTCTATTAATAATCTGGATACCTACAGATAAAATAATTAAAGGTACCGTCAAGTTAAGAATTGGATCTGCAAATATATTTATAGCATAAAGACCAGTACTTAAAGCTAATCCTGCGGCTATTGCATAAGAAGCGATAGAAAATATAGCTGCATAAATAGTAGCCCTTCTTAATGACATTTCATTAGATGCCTTATCGCTCATATTCTAAATATATTACCTAACTTAAAATAAAAGTTTATATACTTATTAGTAAAATTTGTCTAGAACTAATTTCTTAAAATATAAAAAAGTACAAATAGACAGTATTAAATTCTCGGCATAACTATGGATTCAAAATCTGGATCTACTTTTATGTTTATAAGCTTTACATCACTTTTCAATGCCTCATTTAATTCAGTAATTGATGATACATTGATTCCCTTTAATACTTTCTCTACTAAATTATCAATGTAGAGCTCATTTATGCTAGTTTGAGACCTTGATATAGTAGGTAAATCAGATCTTGAAACGTCAATATAATTTCTTCCATAATCATTTAACACGAGTACCTTTCCTTTAATCTTATCAATTTTATACTCTAATAATGAAATTGAAGTTATTAACCCTTCTACGTCAGTTATAGCAAACGCTCTATGATTTGAACATATTGAGCCCCCAATAGCTATTCCTCTTTCCAGTAAAGATTCTCCAGTGTACCACGTTTTTTTAGATCTTATGGGTAATCTAACAAAGTCTATTGTAGTTGGAGCAATATCTAGGAATATTTTATCAAAATTTCCTAACTCTGCTAAAGTTTTAACTACATCGTATGGCCAGATACCATCATGAGATTTAATATTAATAGGCTTTTGAGCTTTCCTTAATAATTCAGCTGATCCCCTTTCTATTTTATCTTTTATCTTAACCTTTAGTTGCGCTAATAACTCCTTAATAAATAGCCCAGTATCAGCAACTACTGGAACATGAGGCATGAATACTTTGCCTATATCTTCACCATCTATATTATTATGTACTAAAATTCCTTTATATTTAATCGACCAACCTGCGGTGGACAATTGAGTAAATCTAGTACCTAAAGCTAATATCACGTCAGCATTTTCTAATGCAGTGTTTGCAGCCTCAGTCCCATAAAGACCTAATCCCTCTCCAGCAAATAGCTTATGATCAGATGGTATTGAACCTTTAGCTTTAAATGTAGTTATTACTGGGGCGTCAATTAACTCAGCTAACTCAATCAAAAGATCTTCTGCGTCACTTAGTACTACACCATAACCTGCGATTATTACTGGTAACTTAGAATTAACTATAAGCTCTGCAACTTTTGCTACAGTGTTTTTATCAGGGGTTCTTTTCTCTGGTTTTTGTCCAGCAGTAGATAAAGGATAAGCTTTCATTTTAAATAAGTCTTCAGAGATTTCAACATAAGAAGGCCTTGGTCTATTACTTACTGCCTCCTTATATGCTTTCTCTATAGTTAAAGTTATTTCTTCTATACTAATAACCCTTTCTCTAACCTTTGTTATAGGGGATAAGATACTTGACAAGTCATCATTTGTTCTAAATTCACCTATTCTAGCCCTTCCAGTATCCTTATACGACCTTATACTTGAAATTATGAGAAGAGGTACAGATTCCATATAAGCTTGAGCTATAATATTTACAGCCTCTGTAAGTTTAGAACCTGGTATTTGAATTATAGTTCCAACTGTGTTATTTTCTTGGGCATAAGAATAAGCTAATATTGAAGCATCTTTAATAGAAATTGAGAAATCGATATCGATACTGTATTTTTGTAACATCTCCTTTACAATATTAGGTAAAGAATACGTTGTAAAAACCTTTGTTATTCCTAAATCTTTGAGAACATAAGCTAACGCCTCTTCTCCTTTCATCTCTACACCTAAAGTCTCCTCTTTCCTTTTAGGTTGGCTCATATTGCCATTATAAAACGAACTAATTTTTAAATCTTTAAAAGCCGGGGGCGGGATTCGAACCCGCGAAATAACGGGTTTCTACAACAGCCACTGCGGCCCTTAGCGCTACCGATAGGCAGGTAGTGCCGCCTTAGACCGCTCGGCCACCCCGGCACTAACAAATATAACTTAATAAATAGCTATTTAAAAACTATGTGGGTTAAAAACATGATACCATTTAATAAAATAGGAGAAGTTCTTCATGAACTACAGAATCTTACAGATTTTGTAATAATAGGAGATACTATAGTAGATATAGAATTAAAAAGAAAGGGTACAGAAAGCGATGTAGACTTGTTCGTATTAGGAGTAAGCGTTCTTATTGAAGACGATAAGATCCGGGAATTCGCTTATGAAAGAGGATGGGATTATGGGAAAACTCCAATAGATACTCCTAGGTTATTAGTGCCTATTAATGATGAACAATTACAAATCGATTTATATGAAAATATACAAGACTTCTTTGTACCTAAAGATATTTTAGATAATGCAATTTACGTAAAAATAGGTGGGTATACGTTTAAAAGCGTTAGATTAGAGGATTACATCTTACTTAAAGCTAATGCTTTCAGAGAAGAGGATGAAGATGAGTTAAAGACTATTGTTTACTTAATTGGAGAAGGAAAGCTAAAAATAGATAAAGACTATTTAAAAAATCACATAGAGATTTTTGAAGAAAATGCTAATAGCATAAGGGAAAGATTATCCTCAGTTGGAATAAAAATTTAGTTATTTAAAAAACTCTAACCTTTCTTAGTAGGTAATTCTTTCTTCTTTAATCTTAAATTTGTACTGTGACATCTTCTACATTTTGTAGCTCTTATTGGATTAAGTGCTCCGCATTTTCTACATACTTTTTTCATAAATACCCTCTGTTGTACTATCTGCAACTTAACTGGATCGGTTAGCGGCATTTATTTATCCCACTATAACTATATTAGCTCACATTCATAAGTATTGCGGTAAACGAAGTGAATGAAGATGAAGATTCCGCTCGATTATGTTTGTGTCAGAAGTGGACTTCTTTGTAACAGATGCCAATCTCTTATTGATAGTGGAGAGGTAGCTGATTATGAAGTTGAAATAATTAAAATATTATTAGAATTAGAGGACACTCAATTTAAGGAATTAAAGGACTGTGTGTATCATAAAGCTTACAAAGTAAATGGACTATTAATCTTACTAGTTACAAGTGGACCAGAAATGACTCAACAAAAGTGGATTAAGATAGCCAGAATATTACAAGAAAGATTAAATATGAAAGTTAGGGTTCTTGAAAAAACTAATAGCATAAAGAATAGCGCAGTTCAGTTATTATCTCCAGCTAGAGTTCTTGGTGTAAACACTGTATGGATGCCAGATGGATCTGTTCAATATGTAATTAGAGTATCTAAATCAGAAAAAAGATTATTGCCAGCTGAAGCGCAGTTATTAGAGTCAGCTTTAACTAAAATACACTCTACACCAGTTAGAATAAGGGTAGAGTAAAATTGTATAGAACACACTTTATTTCAGAATTAGATAGTAACCTAGATGGAAAGGAAGTAAGAGTAGCTGGCTGGGTACATACAATTAGAAATTTGGGTGGCAAAATATTCATATTGCTTAGGGATAAAAGTGGGATAGGTCAGATTGTAGTTGAGAAAAATAGTAAAGTGTATGAGATAGCTAAAGATTTAACATTAGAGTCCGCAGTATCAATACTTGGAGTTGTAAAAAGCGATCAGAGAGCACCAAATGGCGTAGAAGTTCACGCAAAAGAAATTGAGGTATTGTCATTTGCAAAATCGCCTCTTCCATTAGATGTTACGGGTAAAGTGAAGGCTGATATTGATACTAGGCTTAGGGAAAGGCTACTTGACTTAAGGAGGTTAGAAATGCAAGCAGTCTTGAAAATACAATCGGTAGCTGTTAAGTCATTCAGAAATACTTTATATAAGAATGGATTTATTGAAGTGTTCACTCCCAAAATTATTGCTAGTGCAACTGAAGGGGGTGCTCAACTGTTTCCAGTAGTTTATTTTGGAAAGGAAGCATTTTTAGCTCAAAGTCCGCAATTGTATAAGGAGTTGCTGGCTGGCGCTGCTGAGAGGGTATTCGAAATAGCACCTGCATGGAGAGCAGAAGAATCAGACACACCTTATCATCTCTCAGAGTTTATTAGTATGGACGTTGAAATGGCATTTGCTGACTATAATGACGTTATGAAATTAATAGAAGAAATAATATATAACATGGTAAATGACGTAAAAAGAGAATGTTCAAATGAATTAAAAATATTAAATTATACTCTACCTAATGTTAAAATTCCTATAAATAAAATAACATATTCTGATGCTATAGAAATATTAAAGAGTAAAGGTCTAAATATAAAATTCGGTGATGATATAGGAACTCCAGAATTAAGAGTACTATATAATGAAATAAAGGAAGATCTTTATTTCATTATCGATTGGCCATGGCTAAGCAGACCGTTTTATACTAAGCAGAAGAAAGATAGTCCTCAGCTAAGTGAGAGCTTTGATCTAATTTTCAGATGGCTTGAGATAGCTTCGGGTAGCTCAAGAAATAATGTTAGAGAAGTCCTAGAGAATTCATTAAAGGTTAGAGGTTTAAATCCAGAAAGTTTTGAGTTTTTCCTTAAATGGTTTGACTATGGTATGCCGCCGCATGCTGGTTTTGGAATGGGATTAGCGAGATTAATGTTAATGTTAACCGGTTTGCAAAGTGTAAAAGAAGTTGTACCATTCCCAAGAGATAAGAAAAGACTTGTACCATAATCTTATGTAAATTTTCTAGGGTCCCCTTTAAGTATTTCCCTAAGTACTACTGTGGCGTACATTCCTCTATCTAATGTAAAAGATATTGTATTTGTTTTTTCATTTATTTTAATATTTCTTACTTTCATAAAAGCCTTTCTAATGAGAGTTCTTAACGATACTTTAAATTCCTTAATATTGAAAAAATTTCTTTCTATTCCTTCTTCCAAATAAATTTGTTTGCATAATTCATCACAATTATCGTAATAAGTAGGAATTATTACATTTACATTATCTTTTTCGGCTAACTTTCTATATTCATCTAATTTTCTAGATAAATAAAGATTAAAAATATAGCTTTGGTAAGCATCCAAATATAGTGAAATTGGTATAAAACTATTCTTTAATGCAAGATAATAATTTCCGAATTTGAGATAATTTTTAATTAATGTTTTCTCCTGCTTAAACTTTGATGGTAATAAACGAAGGGCTTCCTTAAATTCATTATTTACAATTAATTTTCTTACGCTCCTAATCTCGTCTGATTCAGATAAAAAGGGATAAGTAAGTATATAATAAAAAGCTCTTTCCCAATCTCTTTTTAGTAAATACTTACCCACTATATGTGTAATAGGTCTTCGCGAGCCAAATCTCTGATAACCTATATAAGCTGGGATATATGGGTCTTTTGATATATCTCTTAGTCTTTCTTTAATTATATCAAAATCTGATGTAATTAGTGTAATTTCAAAAATATTTCCGGTATGATTAAGCTTTTTGGGTGAGAAACCCAAAAATCTTAAAGAAATGTTTTCTGTATTATATTCTTGTATTATAGAATTCTCGTCACCTTCTTTTATTATATACACTAATTGCTCGGTTATGGCATTAGCATCCTTAATTCCTAAATAATTAACTTTTTTTCTTAAAACTTTCTGGATTTCAGCTAACATAGAAAAGTGATCTATTCCCTTTTTAGTTAGAAGATATACTATATATTTGCCCACTCTATCTCCTCTCCACTCTTCTGCAGACCTAAAGTCAATTTCTTCTATAACCTTAAATCCGTTAGGTCTTTCTATAGTAGCATTAATCTCATTCCAATCTTCATAATAATATCTTTCCATTCCTATTGCTATATCAATTTCATGAGGTTTTATAACAATTTCAAATCACCCGTAATATCATCAATTATATTATTTGGTGCGGGACCTATGCCTATACATGTTATAGTTCCAGGTTCTAATTGAGTTTTGCCAGCATCCTCAATAATAGAAACTGGTATACCCATTTCTTTAGCCTTTTTAAATCTTGTTAATAACTCTTCTAG
The genomic region above belongs to Saccharolobus caldissimus and contains:
- a CDS encoding signal recognition particle subunit SRP19/SEC65 family protein, which gives rise to MSLRDLKDENRVVIWPSYFLSPSRSKGRRVPKLPYKISVDDIIIASKNLNLDPILIKNKRYPKNKKIDFIITVKKMKSKNYTIKLIFNEIINKYKKQF
- a CDS encoding 30S ribosomal protein S8e, coding for MGFYQGPDNRKISGGLKGKHRDKRKYELGSPPTFTTISSEDIRVKERVLGGNFKVRLKYAATANVIDPSTNTSKKVKILEVIETPANKELARRGIIIKGAKIRTEAGVAIVTSRPGQDGVINAVLVKNEP
- the aspS gene encoding aspartate--tRNA(Asn) ligase — translated: MYRTHFISELDSNLDGKEVRVAGWVHTIRNLGGKIFILLRDKSGIGQIVVEKNSKVYEIAKDLTLESAVSILGVVKSDQRAPNGVEVHAKEIEVLSFAKSPLPLDVTGKVKADIDTRLRERLLDLRRLEMQAVLKIQSVAVKSFRNTLYKNGFIEVFTPKIIASATEGGAQLFPVVYFGKEAFLAQSPQLYKELLAGAAERVFEIAPAWRAEESDTPYHLSEFISMDVEMAFADYNDVMKLIEEIIYNMVNDVKRECSNELKILNYTLPNVKIPINKITYSDAIEILKSKGLNIKFGDDIGTPELRVLYNEIKEDLYFIIDWPWLSRPFYTKQKKDSPQLSESFDLIFRWLEIASGSSRNNVREVLENSLKVRGLNPESFEFFLKWFDYGMPPHAGFGMGLARLMLMLTGLQSVKEVVPFPRDKKRLVP
- the uppS gene encoding polyprenyl diphosphate synthase, producing MAKRVLSSIVLKPVYKLYEIMLWNQIKDGPLPQHVGIIPDGNRRWAKANSLSLNDAYFYGYKKLKEVLIWLLELGIKNITVFALSTENCERRKETELSIIMTYIKRGLEDLLNDPIVDKYEVKVSAIGKIDRLPESLREYIYKIVEKTSNYSKRKLTLAICYGGRQEILDAVTKLLEDYKDGKISKENISEETFRKYFYDKELEDIDLVIRTSGEIRISNFLLWHIAYSELFFCEAYWPEFRKIDLWRAIRSYQKRKRNFGA
- a CDS encoding NAD-dependent epimerase/dehydratase family protein; amino-acid sequence: MYIVTGGAGYIGSHLVDHLVSRNFEVIVIDDFSFGKYINKKAITIKYDLRLSNLNELINKVEKGGIIYHLAANPDVRTSMINVEEHFERDVKVTLNVMELARKIDAEKVIFTSSSTVYGETDKIPTPESEEPKPISNYGLFKLLCENIIKYYAYQYGIKSIVTRLANITGGRVSHGVVVDFIRKLNQNPNILEILGNGKQKKSYLYIDELIDAFVLLEYKVNTIYDIYNIGNTDWITVNEIAEIVIEEMKLNPKIVYIDAGDGRGWPGDVRFMLLDISKIKSLGWSPKRGSKETIRQAVRDLLLGYKKCCNR
- a CDS encoding thiamine pyrophosphate-binding protein: MSQPKRKEETLGVEMKGEEALAYVLKDLGITKVFTTYSLPNIVKEMLQKYSIDIDFSISIKDASILAYSYAQENNTVGTIIQIPGSKLTEAVNIIAQAYMESVPLLIISSIRSYKDTGRARIGEFRTNDDLSSILSPITKVRERVISIEEITLTIEKAYKEAVSNRPRPSYVEISEDLFKMKAYPLSTAGQKPEKRTPDKNTVAKVAELIVNSKLPVIIAGYGVVLSDAEDLLIELAELIDAPVITTFKAKGSIPSDHKLFAGEGLGLYGTEAANTALENADVILALGTRFTQLSTAGWSIKYKGILVHNNIDGEDIGKVFMPHVPVVADTGLFIKELLAQLKVKIKDKIERGSAELLRKAQKPINIKSHDGIWPYDVVKTLAELGNFDKIFLDIAPTTIDFVRLPIRSKKTWYTGESLLERGIAIGGSICSNHRAFAITDVEGLITSISLLEYKIDKIKGKVLVLNDYGRNYIDVSRSDLPTISRSQTSINELYIDNLVEKVLKGINVSSITELNEALKSDVKLINIKVDPDFESIVMPRI
- a CDS encoding 50S ribosomal protein L40e gives rise to the protein MPLTDPVKLQIVQQRVFMKKVCRKCGALNPIRATKCRRCHSTNLRLKKKELPTKKG
- a CDS encoding ATP-binding cassette domain-containing protein; the encoded protein is MLIISPKYLSGKIEIGRDERVGLIGKNGSGKTTLIISTLCLSDKISDVFVDNVDFCSSRDYSKVSAVLQDVYSQILSLTCKEEINLMKRFHFVNEEIPKRLMGKYYDEEFSKLSDGYKRRYVIACILASNPSYILLDEPLANLDEEGINIVNSIIPKSSLIAEHRIEEIRKIIDRVYLIKNNQEIREIGKDKLFDESFLKNEGLRGFRLPKIESKIGNEILNVEVNNFKIKVREGEVLCLLGKNGSGKTTILKKLAKKVFTIFQEVDLQFFYFTVREMINDKKVITLFKLEDLLDRSPYTLSFGQKMRVLIASAFSSNSKVIGLDEPSVGMDGEALLSFYEMVKLLKEDKRGLIIATHDKDLINLCDSKIYMY
- a CDS encoding transcription elongation factor NusA, whose protein sequence is MKMKIPLDYVCVRSGLLCNRCQSLIDSGEVADYEVEIIKILLELEDTQFKELKDCVYHKAYKVNGLLILLVTSGPEMTQQKWIKIARILQERLNMKVRVLEKTNSIKNSAVQLLSPARVLGVNTVWMPDGSVQYVIRVSKSEKRLLPAEAQLLESALTKIHSTPVRIRVE
- the truD gene encoding tRNA pseudouridine(13) synthase TruD encodes the protein MKPHEIDIAIGMERYYYEDWNEINATIERPNGFKVIEEIDFRSAEEWRGDRVGKYIVYLLTKKGIDHFSMLAEIQKVLRKKVNYLGIKDANAITEQLVYIIKEGDENSIIQEYNTENISLRFLGFSPKKLNHTGNIFEITLITSDFDIIKERLRDISKDPYIPAYIGYQRFGSRRPITHIVGKYLLKRDWERAFYYILTYPFLSESDEIRSVRKLIVNNEFKEALRLLPSKFKQEKTLIKNYLKFGNYYLALKNSFIPISLYLDAYQSYIFNLYLSRKLDEYRKLAEKDNVNVIIPTYYDNCDELCKQIYLEEGIERNFFNIKEFKVSLRTLIRKAFMKVRNIKINEKTNTISFTLDRGMYATVVLREILKGDPRKFT
- a CDS encoding nucleotidyltransferase; its protein translation is MIPFNKIGEVLHELQNLTDFVIIGDTIVDIELKRKGTESDVDLFVLGVSVLIEDDKIREFAYERGWDYGKTPIDTPRLLVPINDEQLQIDLYENIQDFFVPKDILDNAIYVKIGGYTFKSVRLEDYILLKANAFREEDEDELKTIVYLIGEGKLKIDKDYLKNHIEIFEENANSIRERLSSVGIKI